The Saxibacter everestensis genome has a window encoding:
- a CDS encoding IclR family transcriptional regulator: MANGTQSIDRAAELVSLVVRSEGPLTFTELVEQTGLSRSTVSRLLQALERNGMLERDATGGYRGGALFAHYASRYDRVETLLSAAQPGMERIAEQTRETVYLGVPRGGSVVQVAQIDSSFILGATNWVDVDVPPHCSALGKVLFAFGAIPLPEEPLEPRTDKTITEIPALMSELEAVRKQGYAITHEELEVGLDALAAPVRGGDELVHAAIGVSGPSFRIKDSHDEIGQLLVAEAERISAVIARLVGSQTA, translated from the coding sequence ATGGCCAACGGCACACAGTCGATCGACCGCGCCGCGGAGTTGGTCTCGCTTGTCGTGCGCTCCGAGGGCCCGCTGACGTTCACCGAGCTGGTCGAACAGACCGGGCTGAGCAGATCGACCGTTTCACGGCTGCTCCAGGCCCTCGAGCGCAATGGGATGCTGGAGCGTGACGCAACCGGCGGCTACCGGGGAGGTGCGCTCTTCGCTCATTACGCCAGCCGGTACGACCGGGTTGAAACCCTGCTCTCGGCCGCGCAGCCTGGTATGGAGCGGATAGCTGAGCAGACCCGAGAAACCGTGTACCTCGGGGTGCCCCGCGGCGGGTCCGTGGTGCAGGTCGCGCAGATCGATTCGTCCTTCATTCTCGGTGCCACCAACTGGGTCGATGTCGATGTGCCGCCGCACTGCTCGGCGCTTGGCAAAGTGTTGTTTGCGTTCGGCGCTATTCCGCTGCCCGAGGAGCCACTCGAACCTCGTACGGATAAGACCATCACCGAAATCCCCGCCCTGATGTCGGAGTTGGAGGCGGTGCGGAAGCAGGGATATGCGATCACTCACGAAGAGCTGGAGGTCGGCCTGGACGCACTCGCCGCTCCGGTGCGTGGTGGCGACGAGCTGGTGCACGCAGCGATCGGTGTGTCCGGCCCCTCCTTCCGGATCAAGGACTCGCACGATGAAATCGGCCAGCTGCTGGTCGCCGAGGCAGAACGAATCTCTGCGGTCATCGCTCGCCTGGTCGGCAGCCAGACGGCGTAA
- a CDS encoding cyclodeaminase/cyclohydrolase family protein, which produces MTAVGGKAGKGWQAGDYLDRPLRELLDDVGGTAPVPAAGSICAVTGALAAALVAKVAGKSSPRMVEAESLAARATELAAELAPLAQADAESYTRFVQERRDRSSGNDGADDNAWRSEQPQDHDAAADHAALDVPIAVAQAGAELAGMAETLARHGNPNLRFDAAGAARLAASAARVSAWLAATNSRDAVAARTAALNADRAERLAGNADRAAARK; this is translated from the coding sequence ATGACGGCCGTTGGTGGAAAGGCTGGGAAGGGCTGGCAGGCAGGTGACTATCTGGACCGGCCGCTTCGTGAGCTGCTGGACGACGTCGGCGGGACGGCGCCGGTGCCGGCCGCGGGTTCGATCTGCGCCGTGACCGGCGCACTTGCGGCAGCACTGGTAGCCAAGGTCGCCGGCAAGTCCTCCCCTCGGATGGTGGAGGCCGAATCCCTGGCGGCCCGGGCCACCGAACTTGCCGCTGAACTGGCCCCGCTTGCCCAGGCGGATGCCGAGAGCTACACGCGCTTTGTCCAAGAGCGCCGCGATCGCAGCTCCGGTAACGACGGGGCCGATGACAACGCCTGGCGCTCGGAACAACCGCAGGACCACGACGCCGCCGCGGATCATGCCGCGCTCGACGTGCCGATCGCGGTGGCGCAGGCCGGGGCTGAGCTGGCAGGCATGGCCGAGACGCTGGCCCGGCATGGGAATCCCAACCTGCGATTCGATGCCGCAGGCGCCGCGCGGCTGGCGGCTTCGGCGGCGAGGGTTTCGGCCTGGCTGGCGGCCACGAACTCACGGGATGCCGTCGCCGCCCGGACCGCTGCGCTGAACGCCGACCGGGCCGAACGCCTAGCCGGCAATGCCGACCGTGCGGCGGCGCGGAAGTAG
- a CDS encoding electron transfer flavoprotein subunit alpha/FixB family protein, with protein MILVLIETDDSGATVTSLETLTFARNLADLGDRPGVEAVVVGPLEAGLRHNLLAQLGEQAVLTVRHATDDQLDQYSAAAWAASVVTSAEAATADLVLAAGTPRGSEIMAHVAARLGTAMAANVVRVEQAEPLVVSRQVMGGAVFEEMRLDGDVNVMTVAGHAVDPKPADSATSPDVLEFSPSLTEADLVTRVVRVEAEERDDTSALSSARVVVGAGRGAGSADGFDDLIELTELLGGVLGASRVVTSLGWRPHAEQVGQTGSRIAPDVYIACGISGAIQHWAGCQGAKTIVAINTDADAPMVTKADYAIIGDLHEIVPAINAELRRRLG; from the coding sequence GTGATTCTGGTCCTGATCGAAACCGATGACTCCGGTGCGACGGTGACCTCCCTGGAGACGCTGACCTTCGCTCGCAACCTGGCCGACCTGGGAGACCGCCCAGGGGTGGAGGCCGTTGTGGTGGGGCCACTTGAGGCCGGTCTCCGGCATAATCTGCTGGCCCAGCTCGGCGAGCAGGCGGTTCTCACCGTCAGGCACGCCACCGACGACCAGCTCGACCAGTACTCGGCCGCCGCGTGGGCGGCATCCGTTGTTACCTCGGCGGAAGCCGCGACAGCAGACCTCGTGCTCGCCGCGGGCACGCCGCGCGGCAGCGAGATCATGGCCCACGTCGCCGCCAGGTTGGGCACCGCGATGGCCGCCAACGTGGTCCGGGTGGAGCAAGCCGAACCTCTCGTGGTGTCGCGGCAGGTGATGGGCGGTGCGGTTTTCGAGGAGATGCGCCTCGACGGCGACGTCAACGTTATGACTGTTGCCGGGCACGCCGTCGACCCGAAACCCGCGGACTCGGCGACCTCGCCGGATGTCCTCGAGTTCTCGCCCAGCCTCACCGAGGCCGATCTGGTTACCCGGGTCGTGCGGGTGGAGGCGGAGGAGCGGGACGACACGTCCGCGCTGTCAAGCGCCCGGGTGGTGGTCGGAGCCGGCCGCGGAGCGGGGAGCGCGGATGGCTTCGACGATCTGATCGAGCTGACCGAACTGCTCGGTGGCGTGCTCGGGGCATCGCGGGTGGTGACCAGCCTCGGCTGGCGGCCGCATGCCGAACAGGTGGGGCAGACCGGCAGCAGAATAGCGCCTGACGTGTACATTGCCTGTGGCATCAGCGGAGCGATCCAGCACTGGGCGGGCTGTCAGGGAGCAAAAACAATCGTGGCGATCAACACCGATGCCGACGCGCCGATGGTCACCAAGGCGGACTACGCAATTATCGGTGACCTGCACGAGATCGTGCCGGCGATCAATGCTGAGCTGCGGCGGCGGCTGGGCTGA
- a CDS encoding electron transfer flavoprotein subunit beta/FixA family protein produces the protein MTNILVCIKRVPDTSGDVQLSEDGMTIDARHLGHTLSAHEECAIAIAAELAASSDGMATALSLGAGDAQEQLRHAVALGCGAAILLEAEPDSFGPADVAQAIAAVVRDRKESGAGFDLILLGTDAADTGDFQVAVRLAYQLNLPVLTGIVTVGIDGDTVTARGTGPDGTEVYELPMPAVIAIQEGGVEPRYPSIPGRMRAKRTEIETLPPAVSPRGSGRVRLTLPPAHPGTVKVLGEDATAAPALVDVLSELGVVSK, from the coding sequence ATGACGAACATCCTGGTCTGCATCAAACGCGTGCCGGACACGTCGGGCGACGTACAGCTCAGCGAAGATGGCATGACGATCGATGCCCGCCATCTCGGCCACACCCTCAGCGCGCACGAGGAATGCGCAATCGCAATTGCGGCGGAACTGGCAGCATCGAGCGACGGAATGGCGACAGCCCTGAGCCTTGGCGCTGGAGATGCACAGGAGCAGCTGCGCCACGCGGTCGCCCTGGGCTGCGGCGCCGCGATTCTGCTCGAGGCCGAGCCGGATAGTTTTGGTCCGGCCGATGTGGCCCAGGCAATCGCCGCTGTGGTGCGGGATCGCAAGGAGTCTGGCGCGGGCTTTGACCTGATCCTGCTCGGGACTGACGCCGCGGACACCGGTGACTTCCAGGTCGCAGTCCGGCTGGCTTACCAACTCAACCTTCCGGTGCTGACCGGAATCGTAACGGTGGGCATCGATGGCGACACGGTCACCGCCCGGGGCACCGGCCCGGACGGCACCGAGGTCTACGAGCTGCCTATGCCGGCCGTGATCGCGATCCAGGAGGGCGGCGTGGAGCCACGATATCCCTCGATTCCCGGTCGGATGAGGGCCAAACGGACCGAGATCGAGACGCTGCCCCCTGCCGTGTCGCCGCGAGGCAGCGGACGCGTCCGGCTTACGTTGCCGCCGGCGCACCCAGGCACGGTGAAAGTTCTCGGCGAGGATGCCACGGCGGCGCCGGCCCTGGTCGACGTGCTGAGCGAGCTGGGGGTGGTGTCGAAGTGA
- a CDS encoding formate--tetrahydrofolate ligase — translation MTMPNNLEISRSASLKPLAEVADGMGIGAHLLEPYGRAAAKVSLEAIAELADRPRAKYVVVSSVTPTPLGAGKTTTSVGLGQAFGHIGKRAVIALRQPSMGPTFGIKGGAAGGGYSQVVPMEALNLHLTGDMHAVTAAHNLLAAMIDNHLHKGNALSINPHAITWRRVLDVNDRDLRQIVTGLGGKADGTPRQGGFDITAASEVMALLALSTSLQDLRERLGRIVIGYDVDGKPVTAEQLKAAGAMCVILLEALKPNLMQTVENTPVLIHCGPFGNIATGNSSIIADLIGIHAGDYLVTEAGFGADMGAERFFNIKCRNSGLTPDAAVLVVTVRDLKTHSGKYRVVAGKPLPEEMLAESPDDVTAGASNLRKQIANIREHGIEPVVAINAFPSDFASEHQSILDIAAEESVRAAVCTHVPDGGKGAIDLARAVVEACDQQNTFTTLYEDALPLVEKIETVARRIYGADGIDLSPLAERQLADYERNGFGNLPVCIAKTHLSLSSDPSKKGAPTGWRLPVREVRASVGAGFIYPICGDMRTMPGLSSAPAAERIDIDDNGEIVGLA, via the coding sequence ATGACAATGCCGAACAACCTTGAGATTTCCCGTAGCGCATCGCTGAAGCCGCTCGCCGAGGTGGCCGACGGAATGGGTATCGGCGCCCACCTGTTGGAGCCCTACGGCCGGGCGGCAGCGAAGGTCTCGCTGGAAGCCATCGCCGAGTTGGCCGACCGGCCGCGTGCGAAGTACGTTGTGGTGTCCTCGGTGACGCCGACCCCGCTGGGAGCTGGAAAGACCACCACATCGGTCGGCCTCGGGCAGGCGTTCGGCCACATCGGCAAGCGGGCCGTGATAGCGCTTCGCCAGCCTTCGATGGGCCCGACCTTCGGCATCAAGGGCGGCGCGGCCGGAGGCGGCTATTCCCAGGTGGTGCCGATGGAGGCGCTGAATCTGCACCTCACCGGCGATATGCACGCGGTGACCGCGGCACACAACCTGCTCGCGGCGATGATCGACAACCACCTGCACAAGGGCAATGCGCTGAGCATCAACCCGCATGCCATCACCTGGCGCCGGGTACTGGATGTCAATGACCGGGACCTGCGCCAAATCGTCACCGGCCTTGGCGGCAAGGCGGACGGCACCCCGCGGCAGGGAGGTTTCGACATAACCGCTGCTAGCGAGGTGATGGCGCTCCTCGCACTGTCCACCTCACTGCAGGATTTGCGCGAGCGCCTCGGCAGGATCGTGATCGGCTACGACGTCGACGGCAAGCCGGTCACTGCGGAACAGCTCAAGGCCGCAGGCGCAATGTGCGTAATTCTGCTGGAGGCACTCAAGCCGAACCTGATGCAGACAGTTGAGAACACGCCGGTGCTGATCCATTGCGGGCCCTTCGGGAATATTGCCACCGGCAACTCCTCGATCATTGCCGACCTGATCGGAATCCATGCCGGGGACTACCTGGTCACCGAGGCGGGCTTCGGTGCCGATATGGGTGCCGAGCGGTTCTTCAACATCAAGTGCCGCAACTCCGGACTCACGCCTGATGCCGCGGTTCTGGTCGTGACGGTGCGCGACCTGAAAACGCATTCGGGCAAGTACCGGGTGGTCGCCGGCAAGCCATTGCCCGAGGAAATGCTGGCGGAAAGCCCGGACGACGTCACAGCCGGCGCCTCGAACCTCCGGAAGCAGATCGCGAACATCCGGGAACATGGGATTGAGCCCGTCGTGGCGATCAACGCCTTCCCTAGCGATTTTGCCAGCGAGCATCAGTCGATCCTCGACATTGCCGCGGAAGAATCCGTCCGGGCCGCCGTGTGCACCCACGTTCCGGATGGTGGCAAGGGCGCCATCGATCTCGCTCGGGCAGTCGTTGAGGCCTGCGATCAGCAGAACACCTTCACGACTCTCTACGAGGACGCGCTTCCGCTGGTTGAGAAGATCGAAACCGTGGCGCGGCGAATCTACGGGGCGGACGGTATCGATCTGTCGCCGCTGGCCGAGCGGCAACTCGCCGACTACGAGCGCAATGGATTTGGCAACCTGCCGGTCTGTATAGCCAAGACCCACCTTTCATTGTCCTCAGACCCAAGTAAGAAGGGTGCGCCGACCGGATGGCGCTTGCCGGTGCGCGAAGTTCGGGCCTCCGTGGGAGCGGGCTTCATCTACCCGATCTGTGGTGATATGCGAACCATGCCGGGCCTGTCATCCGCGCCGGCCGCCGAACGGATCGACATCGATGACAACGGTGAGATCGTAGGACTTGCATGA
- a CDS encoding methylenetetrahydrofolate reductase, whose product MRNKIRPSVLKALLSGARYEVLPTTGAVDKVLESVAPGRTITVTASAAKGLEATIDVAEVLSRNGYHAVPHLAARMIRDAHELRDISDRLAAAGIDSIFVPAGDATPPAGDFAASLDLLRCLAELDHPFRQIGIAGYPESHPFIADDVVSQALVDKRDYATNIVSNLCFDPKLVTGWLDRLRSAGTGTPVLIGMPGPIERHKLLTMATKIGLGDSAKFLAKNRRLFTRILAPGGYGPERFISGLAPALNSERARVQGLHLYTFNQIAETEHWRRNWLDRLAAVTT is encoded by the coding sequence ATGCGCAACAAGATAAGGCCGTCGGTGTTGAAAGCGCTGCTGTCCGGCGCGCGTTACGAAGTACTGCCAACCACGGGCGCGGTTGATAAGGTGCTCGAATCGGTTGCCCCTGGTCGAACCATCACCGTGACCGCTTCGGCGGCGAAGGGGCTCGAAGCGACCATTGACGTAGCCGAGGTGCTCAGCCGGAATGGTTACCACGCGGTGCCGCATCTGGCGGCAAGGATGATCCGTGATGCTCACGAACTCCGCGACATCTCCGATCGTCTCGCCGCGGCGGGAATCGACAGCATCTTCGTGCCGGCAGGCGATGCGACGCCACCCGCCGGCGACTTCGCTGCCTCGCTCGACCTGCTGCGTTGCCTGGCCGAACTCGATCATCCGTTCCGGCAGATCGGCATCGCAGGCTATCCGGAATCGCATCCATTCATTGCCGATGACGTTGTCAGCCAGGCCCTCGTGGACAAGCGCGACTATGCGACGAACATCGTCAGCAACCTGTGCTTCGATCCGAAGCTGGTCACCGGCTGGCTTGATCGGCTCAGGAGCGCGGGTACCGGCACCCCGGTTCTGATCGGGATGCCCGGGCCGATCGAACGCCACAAGCTGCTGACGATGGCCACCAAGATCGGGCTCGGCGACTCGGCGAAGTTCCTGGCAAAGAACAGGCGGTTGTTCACCAGGATCCTCGCTCCGGGCGGCTACGGACCCGAGCGTTTCATTTCCGGGCTGGCACCCGCGCTCAACAGCGAGCGCGCCCGGGTCCAGGGGCTGCACCTTTACACCTTCAATCAGATCGCCGAGACCGAACACTGGCGTCGTAACTGGCTCGACCGGCTTGCCGCTGTCACGACGTGA
- a CDS encoding glycine cleavage T C-terminal barrel domain-containing protein, protein MSFNLPSVNQDDRKVPINLRQSGPTPVEMLIYTRIRKSPYWQLSHEAGCWRASVYNRTYHPRGYVRPEDGGAMVEYQSLVNDVTLWNVAVERQIQVKGPDAEAFVDYVITRDATRIPPMRARYVILCNEAGGILNDPVLLRIAEDEFWFSLSDSDIMFWLQGVNVGRRFDVEINEIDVAPVQIQGPKSVDLMADLVGAAARDIPPYGLLSAAVGGCDVIVSQTGFTGEKGYEIYLRDATLHAETMWNAVLEAGKKHNLAVIAPAHHRRIAAGILSWGQDMDFETLPFQVNLGYQVPRQKTADYIGKQALEVARSAVEAGSPPYSQTLVGLKFGGKPIDDYAPDFWLIGETAQDDPVGYVTSPWYSPELSSNIAMGFVPVPLSALGTELWVHLPEQYAETAGEPVRAEVVEMPFRPSVNPNQREILKSQGLDAAV, encoded by the coding sequence ATGAGCTTTAACCTTCCCTCGGTCAACCAGGACGACCGTAAGGTCCCGATCAATCTGCGACAGTCCGGGCCGACCCCGGTGGAGATGCTGATCTACACCCGGATCAGGAAGTCGCCGTACTGGCAGCTGTCGCATGAAGCCGGCTGCTGGCGAGCCTCGGTCTACAACAGGACGTATCACCCCCGGGGCTATGTACGTCCCGAAGACGGTGGCGCTATGGTCGAATACCAGTCGCTGGTGAACGATGTGACGCTCTGGAACGTCGCCGTCGAACGGCAGATACAGGTCAAGGGCCCCGACGCCGAAGCGTTCGTCGACTATGTGATCACCCGGGACGCCACCCGGATCCCACCGATGCGGGCGCGCTACGTCATCCTGTGCAACGAGGCCGGCGGAATCCTCAACGACCCGGTGCTGCTGCGAATTGCCGAAGACGAATTCTGGTTCAGCCTCTCCGACTCGGACATCATGTTCTGGTTGCAGGGCGTTAACGTCGGCCGCCGTTTCGATGTGGAGATCAACGAGATCGACGTCGCCCCGGTACAGATCCAGGGTCCGAAGTCGGTCGACCTGATGGCCGACCTGGTCGGCGCCGCCGCGCGGGACATCCCGCCCTATGGCCTGCTGTCAGCGGCGGTGGGTGGCTGCGACGTGATCGTGTCGCAGACCGGTTTCACCGGTGAGAAGGGTTATGAGATCTATCTGCGGGACGCGACACTGCACGCGGAGACCATGTGGAACGCCGTGCTGGAGGCCGGGAAGAAGCACAACCTGGCAGTGATAGCGCCCGCCCACCATCGCCGGATCGCCGCCGGAATTCTGTCCTGGGGCCAGGACATGGATTTCGAGACACTACCGTTCCAGGTCAATCTCGGCTACCAGGTGCCTCGGCAGAAGACAGCTGACTACATCGGTAAGCAGGCACTCGAAGTGGCCCGCTCGGCAGTTGAAGCCGGCAGCCCGCCTTACTCGCAGACCCTGGTCGGGCTGAAGTTCGGCGGCAAACCCATCGACGATTACGCACCGGACTTCTGGCTGATCGGCGAAACGGCTCAGGACGACCCGGTCGGGTACGTCACGTCTCCGTGGTACTCCCCCGAGCTGTCGTCGAATATCGCGATGGGTTTCGTACCGGTTCCACTGAGCGCGCTTGGCACCGAGCTCTGGGTGCACCTGCCGGAGCAATACGCAGAGACCGCTGGCGAACCGGTACGCGCGGAGGTTGTCGAGATGCCGTTCCGGCCCTCGGTAAATCCCAATCAGCGCGAGATCCTCAAAAGCCAGGGCCTCGACGCCGCGGTATGA
- a CDS encoding GcvT family protein, whose product MPESARVIVIGAGIVGNSLVYHLARLGWRDILQIDKGPLPNPGGSTGHASNFIFPVDHSREITDLTVDSMRQYKELGVFTESGGFEVARTEERMQELHRRMSSAAAWGIDSEMVSPQQIAERVPFLDPTVLVGGFWTPTVGVVDSQRAGTLMREEALRLGALTVASSVEVTGMDVAGGRIRRVQTTAGPIEADLVVVACGVWSPKLAKMAGASIPLTPAVHQMISVGPVPQFAGTSGEISFPIIRDMDTFCYERQHGGDMEVGSYAHRPILHNAENIPSIDQAKLSPTELPFTEDDFDPQLEQALELMPEVLGNPEVEIRYAINGLLSLTPDGSPILGESPEVAGLWSAAAVWIKEGAGVGRLLAEWMTDGTCEFDAHLSDIARFYPHQRTDAHVKARAGEGFNKTYGIVHPSEQWQSNRNVRLAPMHAEQRASGAEFFEAAGWERPQWYECNASLLGDYPDAVMSREAEWDSRWWSPIINAEHLAMRERAGMVDLSAFAIFDIVGTGSLPAVQRIVVGQMDVEPGRVVYTPVLDERGGIRSDLTIMRLADDHFRVVTGSGTGNIDRKWFRDRMPADGSAVVVDQTSALTTIGLWGPRARDILARLTDHDISHGAFRFGSCQAIEAGALSVLASRISYVGELGWELYVPMEQGARLWQLLGEAGASDGLIPVGNGVYGTTGRLEKGYRAHGAELDTERTLVEAGMMRPKVKTDDFIGREAYLAQREEEPRSVLCSLTVDDHTSADGTRRYMLGGEPILSVDGAPLIDGHGHRAYATSVGSAPSLGKHVLMAYLPPDQAVVGNRLSVLYMQERFPVTVAANDATPLFDPDNERIRR is encoded by the coding sequence GTGCCCGAAAGTGCGCGCGTTATCGTCATCGGAGCCGGAATCGTCGGCAATTCCCTCGTTTACCACCTCGCCAGGCTTGGCTGGCGCGACATCCTGCAGATCGACAAGGGGCCATTGCCGAATCCTGGCGGCTCAACCGGCCATGCGTCAAACTTCATTTTTCCAGTTGACCATTCCCGCGAGATAACCGACCTGACCGTCGACAGCATGAGGCAGTACAAAGAACTCGGGGTGTTCACCGAGTCGGGCGGTTTCGAGGTCGCCCGCACCGAGGAGCGGATGCAAGAACTGCACCGCCGGATGTCGTCAGCCGCTGCCTGGGGGATCGACTCCGAAATGGTATCCCCACAGCAGATAGCCGAACGAGTGCCCTTCCTCGACCCCACCGTCCTGGTTGGCGGATTCTGGACGCCGACCGTCGGCGTCGTCGATTCCCAACGAGCCGGAACACTGATGCGCGAAGAAGCGCTGCGGCTCGGCGCACTGACGGTCGCTTCCTCTGTCGAGGTCACCGGCATGGACGTGGCGGGTGGCCGCATCCGCAGGGTGCAGACAACCGCCGGGCCGATCGAGGCCGACTTGGTTGTGGTGGCGTGCGGTGTCTGGAGTCCTAAGCTGGCGAAAATGGCGGGGGCCTCGATCCCGCTCACTCCCGCCGTGCATCAGATGATCAGCGTCGGCCCGGTGCCGCAGTTTGCCGGGACGTCAGGCGAGATCTCGTTCCCGATCATCCGTGACATGGACACATTCTGTTACGAACGCCAGCACGGCGGTGATATGGAAGTTGGCTCATACGCGCACCGTCCGATCCTGCACAACGCCGAGAACATTCCATCGATCGACCAGGCAAAGCTCTCGCCGACCGAACTGCCCTTCACCGAGGACGACTTCGATCCGCAACTCGAGCAGGCACTTGAGCTGATGCCCGAAGTCCTTGGCAACCCGGAGGTGGAGATCCGCTACGCCATCAACGGCCTGTTGTCGCTGACGCCGGACGGCAGCCCTATCCTCGGCGAAAGTCCCGAGGTCGCCGGCCTCTGGTCCGCAGCTGCGGTCTGGATCAAGGAGGGGGCCGGAGTCGGCCGGCTGCTCGCCGAGTGGATGACGGACGGCACCTGCGAGTTCGACGCGCATCTGTCGGACATTGCGCGGTTCTATCCGCACCAGCGGACGGACGCGCACGTCAAGGCGCGCGCCGGCGAAGGATTCAATAAGACGTACGGCATAGTGCATCCCTCCGAGCAGTGGCAGAGCAACCGCAATGTGCGCCTCGCCCCGATGCACGCGGAGCAGCGCGCATCCGGTGCCGAGTTCTTCGAGGCCGCCGGCTGGGAACGGCCGCAGTGGTACGAGTGCAATGCGTCGTTGCTCGGCGATTATCCGGACGCTGTGATGTCTCGCGAAGCCGAATGGGATTCCAGATGGTGGTCGCCGATCATCAACGCCGAGCATCTCGCTATGCGGGAACGGGCCGGCATGGTGGACCTGTCGGCGTTCGCCATTTTCGATATCGTCGGTACGGGCTCGTTGCCGGCAGTGCAACGGATCGTGGTCGGACAGATGGACGTCGAACCCGGTCGGGTGGTCTACACGCCGGTGCTCGACGAACGGGGCGGTATCCGATCCGACCTGACGATCATGCGACTGGCCGACGACCATTTCCGGGTTGTCACCGGCAGCGGCACTGGAAATATCGACCGGAAGTGGTTCCGCGACCGGATGCCGGCCGATGGCAGCGCAGTGGTGGTGGATCAGACCTCCGCGCTGACCACGATCGGCCTGTGGGGGCCGCGTGCCCGGGACATTCTGGCCAGGCTGACCGACCACGACATCAGCCACGGCGCTTTCAGGTTCGGCAGCTGCCAGGCGATCGAAGCCGGCGCATTGTCGGTCCTGGCGTCACGGATCTCCTACGTCGGGGAACTCGGCTGGGAGCTGTATGTGCCAATGGAACAGGGTGCCCGGCTGTGGCAGCTATTGGGCGAGGCGGGTGCTTCCGACGGACTGATACCGGTCGGCAACGGGGTCTACGGTACGACGGGCCGGCTGGAGAAGGGCTACCGGGCGCACGGCGCCGAGCTGGACACCGAACGAACCCTCGTTGAGGCCGGGATGATGCGCCCCAAGGTCAAGACGGATGACTTCATCGGGCGGGAGGCCTATCTTGCCCAGCGTGAGGAGGAGCCACGTTCGGTGCTCTGCTCGCTCACAGTTGATGACCACACCTCGGCAGACGGCACCAGGAGGTACATGCTGGGCGGCGAACCAATTCTCTCCGTCGACGGGGCTCCGCTCATCGACGGGCACGGCCATCGGGCCTACGCCACCTCCGTCGGATCGGCGCCCTCGCTCGGCAAGCATGTCCTGATGGCGTACCTGCCGCCGGACCAGGCAGTGGTGGGAAACCGGCTCAGCGTGCTGTACATGCAGGAGCGGTTCCCGGTGACAGTCGCCGCCAATGATGCGACACCGCTATTCGATCCGGACAATGAGCGGATCAGGCGATGA
- a CDS encoding DUF5703 family protein — protein sequence MKRQVAQYEYRVLSFTRQTTRREALERLTEHAEYGHWELARTRIGMGGARKVWLRRKIIRMQPTL from the coding sequence ATGAAGCGTCAAGTGGCTCAGTACGAGTACCGCGTGCTTTCGTTCACCCGCCAGACGACACGTCGTGAGGCACTCGAGCGTCTGACTGAACACGCTGAGTACGGACACTGGGAACTGGCGCGGACTCGAATCGGGATGGGCGGCGCACGCAAGGTCTGGCTACGCCGGAAGATCATCCGGATGCAGCCCACTCTCTAG